One Haloferax litoreum genomic window, AGATTCGGCGACTCTGCGCCGACTTTGGTGACGAGTATTGGCGTGAGAAAGATGCGGCCAAAGAGTACCCCGAGGAGTTTCACCAGACGTTTGCAGACCAAGATTGGTACGGTCTCACGATTCCCGAGGAGTACGGTGGGCACGGGTACGGGATTCAAGAAGGAATCATCGTCCAACAGGAGATTGCCCGGTCAGGTGCGGCGCACGCCGGCGTTGGTCTCACGGGAACACAGATATTCAACTCTGCGCCGCTCATCGAGTATGGAACTACTGCCCAAAAGGAGGCGTACCTCCCCGGGATATCGACAGGCGAGAGCAGACTCTCCGTCGCTGTCACTGAACCGAACGCCGGATTAGATACGTCTCGGCTCGAAACGTTTGCCCGTCGAGACGGTGACGAGTACGTCGTCAATGGTCAGAAAGTATGGATTGGTGGTGCACAGCGAGCAGACTTGATGCTCCTCCTCGCACGAACGGAACCGCGTGACCCTGAACATCGATTCCGCGGACTCACGCTCTTCTTGGCCGAGTTCGACAAAGATCTCGATACGGTCGACGTCGTCGAGATGGACAAAGCCGGAAGAGTTGCGCTCGACTCGAACGAAGTCTGGTTCGAAGATTTCCGTATCCCAGTGGAAAACCGTATCGGTGAGGAAGGAAAGGGGTTCAAGTATCTGCTGACGTTTGCGAACTCCGAGCGAATTCTCGTCGCGGCGACTGCGATTGGAATCGGTCTTGCAGCACTCGATAAAGCCAGTTCGTATGCATCAGAACGTGTCGTCTTCGACAACCCGATTGGGTCGTATCAGGGTATCCAGCATCCACTGGCAGACTCGTGGAGTAAACTCTCGCTCGCAGAAGCGATGACACAAAAGGCCGCCTGGCTCTACGACAACGGCGAGGAGTGCGGTCCGGAATCGAACGCAGTAAAGATGCGTGCGAGTGAAGCATCTGTCGAGGCGTGCGAACGAGCGGTCCGGACGCTTGGTGGTATGGGTTATTCTGAAGAGTACGACGTCGCACGGTATTGGCGTGAATCCATCATCACCGTCATCGCCCCCGTGTCGAACGAACTCATCAAGAACTACATCGCACAGAAGGTCCTCGGACTGCCGAGGTCGTACTGAGCGATGTGTGTTGGCATGTGACACGTTAGCGAAAGCATTTTACTGTACTGCCGCAACTGACAACCTATGTCATCGGCACTCCGAGACAATCTCCCAAAGTTGTGGAAACGGATTCCAAACTTTGGAAAAAACCGAGTAGTTCGGACGGTCCTCTCTGACCGCGAACTCATGGTGTATGGTGGATTCTTGTTGCTCATCGTCTTTCTGGGGATCTTCGGTGAAGCGATCGCCCCCTACGACTACGAAGCGACACAGTACGCTGCTGATGGAACTCTCCTCCGGGCTGCACCACCTTCGATTGCGCATCCACTTGGAACAACCGACACTGGCCAAGACGTCCTCTCGCGCATCATCATCGGTGCGCGCCCGACAGTCGTCACAGGAATCGTCGGGGGCACACTCATCATCACCTTGGGAACCCTTATCGGAGTGTCAGCAGGGTTCTTTGGAGGATGGGTCGGTAACATCCTCATGCGTCTTACTGACTTTGTCTACGGGGTGCCACTCATCCCCTTCGCAATCGTACTGCTGGCGATGCTCGGATTCGGTCTCTACACGTCGATTCTCGCGATCGGGTTTATCCTCTGGCGTGGGTCTGCTCGCGTGCTTCGATCCCAAGTTCTCCAAATCAAGCAGCGGCCATTCATCACTGCAGCGAGGGCGACAGGTATGAGTTCGACGATGATTATCCGTCGACACATCCTCCCCAACATCGCTCCGATGATACTCCTCTTCTTCTCGCTTGGAATCGGGTACTCGATAGTGACGCAGGCTGGACTCGCGTTCATCGGCGTCTCGAACCCGTTCCTTCCATCGTGGGGAGTAATGATTCGCAACGCCTACACGTCGGGATACGCCGACGTGGCGTGGTGGTGGTCTGTGCCACCAGGTGTACTTATCTCACTGACCGTCCTATCGGCGTTCATGTTCGGACGGAAGTACGAGGAGATATCTGGTGGCTCTGACCCCGGAGAGGACGTATTCGTCCAGGGTGGGTAACGATGGGTGCACCACTCTTGGAAGTCGAAGACCTCACCATCCAGTATAAGACGTCGTCCGGTCCGGTTACGGCAGTCTCTGGTGTGACCTTCACCGTCGAGGAAGCCGAGTATTTCGGGCTCGTCGGCGAATCAGGATGCGGGAAGAGCACCATCGCCAAATCCCTCATCGGCGGGCTCGACGAGAATGGCTCTATCGTCGGAGGGACGATCAAATACCGAGGTGAAGAGATTCAAGACTTCTCGGACGCTCAGCTCAGCGAGCGGATTCGGTGGAAAGAAATCTCACTCATCCCCCAGAGTTCGATGAACAACCTCGACCCCTTACAGCGCGTGAGTGAGCAAGCGGTCGAAATTGCGCGAACACACAGCGACATGTCGAAAGCGGAGGCTCTCGAGCGGTTCGGTGAGCTGTTCGAGACAGTCGGATTACAACCGTCCCGGATTCACGACTACCCACACCAGTTTTCGGGTGGGATGCAACAGCGTGCGGTCATCGCGCTTGCGTTGTTCATGGAGCCATCTCTCATCATCGCAGACGAACCGACGACAGCGCTCGACGTCATCATGCAAGACCAGATATTCAAGTACCTCGATGCGATGAAAGACGAGTTCGAGACGAGCATGCTTCTCATCACGCACGACATCAGTCTCGTCTTCGAGTCGTGCCAGAGCATGGCGGTCATGCACGGTGGTCAACTCGCCGAGACTGGCACAGTCGTCGACCTCTACGACACACCGCGCCACCCCTACTCGATTCTGCTCCAAGAGGCGTTCCCAGACATCGAAGACCCGAACCGTGAACTCGGGACTATCGATGGAACACCGCCGAGAATCATTGGGGATGTGAACGTCTGTACCTTCGTAGACCGTTGTCCGTGGGCAATCGAGGACTGTCACACTGCAGCACCTCCACTCGAGCAAGTCGAAGGGGACAGCAGACACGGAGTCTCGTGCTTCAGGATGGACGAAGTACACGAAGAATATGCTACCGAAAAACGGCCGGACATCGGAACGACAGTCGAAGAAACGAAAGCCGATGGAGACGCGTGAAGATGACAGATGAACCTATCCTCGAGGTGAGAGACCTCAGAAAGTACTTCGCACAGAACCGTTCGCTCGGAGACATGGCACTCGGGCGAAAAAAAGACAAAATCCAAGCGGTCGACGACGTCTCGTTCGACTTACGTCGCAACGAAGTCAAAGGGATCATCGGCGAATCCGGATGTGGAAAGACGACGCTTTTGATGACACTCCTCGGCCTCCACGAAAAGTCCGGTGGTGAGATTCTGTTCAACGGTCGAGATTACAGCGAGTTCGACAAGGAAGACTGGAAGCGGTTCCGTCGGAGTGTCCAGGTAATCTTCCAGGACCCGTTCGACTCGCTCGACCCGAAAATGACTGTCAAGCAGACGCTCGAAATCCCGCTGGAAGTCCACGGAATCGGCGACCGAGAAGAACGAATCCGGGACACGCTCGATATGGTCGAACTGAGACCAGCAGACAGGTACATCGACCGCTATCCGAACCAGCTCAGTGGGGGGGAGAAACAGCGTGTGTCTATCGCTCGGGCGCTCATCCTCGAACCGGATATCATCCTCGCAGACGAACCAGTCTCGATGCTGGACGTATCGACACAGGCAGTCATCCTGAAACTCCTCTCTAAGCTCACGGAAGAACAAGACGTGTCGATGATATACATCTCGCACGACCTCTCGACGGTCAGTTACGTTTGTGACGAAATCAACGTCATGTACCTCGGTCGTATCGTCGAGACGGCGCCGACGATGGACCTGCTTCGGTCACCGAAGCACCCCTACGCCGAAGCACTGATCAACGCGATTCCAGTCCCGAACCCACACAAAAAGCGTGAGCGAACGGATTTAGAGGGGTCGACGCCCGACCCGATCGGACTCGGTGAAGGGTGTCGGTTCCGTGACCGGTGTCCAGAACGGATGCCAATCTGCGATACGACCCCCAAGTATCTCGAAGTAGAGAGTGGTAGACGTGTCGCATGTCACCTCCATTACGACCACGAGTCGCTGCCGCGAGACACGAATGGAGATGCTGTCGTATCGAAATCGACCCAGGCCTCACCGCAAACATGAACGAAAACGCACTACACAACACCACCGGAACCGCTCGGAATAGCGCTGAGAACACAGGAGCACGCCGATGAGTAAATCGAAGTTCATCGTCGTTCGGTCACTGCAGGTCGTCGTGATGATGTGGCTCATCCTCTCGTTCCTGTTTTTCTTCTTCCGGCTCATGCCGGGGAGCTTCGAGGACATCATGATGTTCCAAGGCGTCAGGCCGGAACAGATCGAAGTCTTCCGGCAGAAATGGGGGCTGAACGACCCCTTGTACGTCCAGTACTACCGCTACATCGTCAACTTCGCCACGGGCGACGTTGGGATGTCACTCCGGGTCCGTCAGCCAGTCTGGGAGGTCGTCAAGATGCGTATCTTCAATTCGTTCATCCTCATCGCCCCCGGTATCACGCTCGGATACATCATTGGTTCCATCGTGGGAACGCTCATCGGCACGAACCGTGGAAGCCGGTTCGAGCGCTTCGGCGTCATGGCGACGATCTTCATCGGGACGCTCCCCGTGTTCTTCCTCGGAATTCTGATGATCATCGTCTTCTCGGGATGGTTAGGTTGGTTCCCGTCGTCGGGGATGCTGTCGCAACTCAACGCCGGCCAATTCGACGGCCAAGAGTGGTGGCGTCCGTACACCTCACGGGACTTCATGATGCACTACATCCTGCCGTTCTCGGTCATCGCGATTCGGTACACGAACCTGCCGTCTCTCATCATGCGGACGAGCGTCGTCGAAGTCTCCGGTCAGGACTTCATCTACTACCACCGCGTGACAGGGCTCTCGAAGCTCGCACAACTTCGCCACATCGCAAAGCACGCGAGCCTGCCGGTCATCACAGTCTACCCGATTTCGATGACGCGCGCGCTCGGCGGCTTGGTACTTCTCGAAGTCGTCTTCAACTGGCCGGGAATCGGCTTCACTCTCGTCCAGTCGGTGTTGATGCGGGACTTCCCGGTCGTTCAGTTCGTCTTCTTCATCGTCGCAGCGTTCGTTCTCCTTGGGAACTTCGGCATCGACATCATCTACGGTATCATCGATCCCCGAGTCAGCGTCGACTAACCGGGGACTCGTTATGGTGTTTGTGTTGATAGGAGTGGGTCGACAACGTCGCTCACGTCCGCCGCATCTTCGATGGTCAAAACCGAGTCGAACGCCGACGGTGCTCGGTCTCCGAGTGTCTCTGCGGTACACTCGATGAACTTTTGTCGCAGTTCAGAGACCGATATCGGGTCTACAGGTGACCCGGGTCGTGCAGACTGAGACGCTGTCACTGACTCTCCACTGGATAGTTCGACGTGAACAGTCACTCCTGAGTCGTGATATGGTCGGGTCTCGTCGACTTCGAACCGGACCTTGTGACAAAGGTCCAGTACCAGTTCGTCATCGAGTGCGTCTCGCGTATACCCGGACAGCCCTCCAGACTCTCCGGCGAGCGCTCTCGCAACGGGATACCGAGTGGAGAACTTGGCCTCCTCAGGGGTCGATGGCACGTCGTACCGGAGGATGTCTTCGAGACGTTTCGGGCCAGAGAGCGTCGCGCGAGCGACGTCAGAAGCGACGAGTCCGTCTTCGACGAGCGCCTCCGCCGCTGCGACGCTCGTGTGGGCTGCCCCACAACACGCATACTTCTTGAAAATCACTCCATCGTCCACCAGTGCGAACGGCGAGCCGAGTTCGGGAAGCGAATCGATGTCTGGCGTGGTCGTCCCTGCGTAGAGGTCGAAGAATCCGTATTCGCCCGAGAGTGCATCAGATGCTGCTGTGACACCGGCCGCAGCAGAGAGGGCCGCCGAGAGTCCACCTCTCGCAGCAGTCCCTGCGTGTATCGGTTTCGTCCCGGACCCGAAGTTACGACGGACCCCTGCCGCCGCTGATGCGGCAGCACAGAGTGCGTGCTGTGTCTGTTCTGTGCCGAGTCTGAGGGCGCTCGCACCCGCTGCCGCCGCTCCGAAAACACCCAACGTCGACGTTGCATGCCATCCAGCATCGTAATGGGAGGGACGAATTGCTGCGCCAACGAAATTCATCGTCTCGAACCCCGCCACGTACGCACAGAGCGCTTCTTTCCCTGATACAGACCGGCCGAGTGCCTTCTCAGAAGAACACAGCGCGAGGAGTGCTGGGACGAGTACTGCACTCGTGTGTCCCGGAACGGCGACAGTGTAATCGTCGAAGTCGAGACTATGTGCCGCTGTCGCGTTGGCAAATGCGGCGTCTGTCGGCGAGGCGTACGCGTCGGTCCCCGCTAGTGGAGATGGACCACCACCACTTCGCTTTCGGACAGACCGAATCGTGAGCGGGCCGGCCCCTTCTTTCGTCCCTGCGAGCAGTACACCTAGTGTGTCGACGAAACACCGTGCAGCAGTCTGCATCGCGGTATCTGGAACAGCGGTGGGTTCGAGTTCAGAGACGAAGTGAGCGAGCCGCTCGGCTGGTGTCTCAGGCATACTCGGTAGACGTCAGAGGGAGTAAAAAGTCAGTATGTCAGTCGCGAAGAACGGTCACGACTGGACGGGTCGAGTTGAGGAGTACCGACTGGGTTGTGCTTCCGAAAAATGCCTTCCCTGTTGGTGAGCGTCTTCTGGCTCCGATGACGACGTAACGGGCGTCGACCGAATCGGCAGCACGGATGATTCTGTCTGCTGGGTCTCCGACGCGGCCCATTCCCGAGACACCGTCGAACGGCTCGTCGAGGGACTCTTTAGCAACTTGCTCGGCAAAGTCCGCTATCGAGTCCTCTTCTTGGATCACAGAGTAATCTTTGAACTCGTCGATAGTCTGGAGTTCTGCTTGGTGTTTTTCGAACTCCGATTCTGGTGCCACGTGAAGGACGACGAGTTCGTCGCCGTACGCAGACGCGAGGTCGTACCCCTGTCGGACGACTTCACTCGGGATGTTTTTTCCTGTCGTCGCTGCCAGAACCGTCATCGTTCTTCGACCTCCGAAGCACGTTCGAATACTAATTCGGTGTCGAGAGCGCCATCGCGCACGATGGTGACCCCGTCGACCTCGACTGTGGGATGGGCGAGGACGCCGTCGAGGTGGATAGAACTTCGAACAGTTCCTCCAATTCCCCGGTTATCTCCAACAGCGAAGTGGACGGACCCTTGGACCTTCTTGTCCTCAGCGAGGTTTCCGATGAACCTCGCATCCGGGTTCGTCCCGATGGCGAACTCGGCGATATTGCCCGCGTTCTCGTCTGCATTTTCGAGGATGTGCCTGAGTTCGTCGGCCTCGGCCCCCCCCGAGACGTCGGTGACGACTCCGTCAGTGACTGTGAGGGTAATCGGTGTCTCGAGTTGTCCGATGTTGTCCATCGACGCGTCGATGACGATTGTCCCGTTTGTCGTCCCCTCGGCAGGTGATGTCGGCGCTTCACCTGTTGGAATCGCCGCTGCTGCTCGCCCATCGTCGTAGAAACGGCCATCGAGTACATAGGACCCTCGACCGGTGAGGTCCATCGTGACGTCGGTCCCCGCTTTTGATGTCACACGCGCCGTGTTCGCCTCGCGGAGGACCGTGCTGACTGCGGTGGTGACCCGGGTCAACTCCTCGTAATCGGTGTTGATGCCTCCTTCGAGCATCATCTCGGTCGTCACACCACGGAGAATGTAGGTCCGGGTGCCGACTGTTGCGGACGCTTGTCGAGCATCTGAGTGGGTCAGTGCTTTGGTCGTCACCGCGAAGACGATGTCGGCCGCTTTCATCGCCTCTGCGATGGTTGCCGGTGGTTCGTTGCCGTGTGCTTCTGCACGAGGCATCACGGAAAGCACTGTCTGTCCACCTGCTGCCCGAGCAGCGACTGCAAGCGGCGTCGCGACGTCCATCATCTCTGCATCAGTCACGACCAACACTTCTTCGTCAGGCTCTACTTCGGCCATATCTTCGACGATTGTCCGCGAGATGGCACTCAGTTCGAATGCTAACATACGATAGTGACCGATTGCTGGGGGTTATATTAACTCTGCCTCCGGAACGCGGTTTGTAGGCCCCATGTATCAACTGTCAGACGATATGCTTAAGCCGAAATACGGGGTGTGTTAACACGATGTCATCGAGCAATCGAGACCCAGTAGAGATACTGCGAACGTACTGGCGCCACCTCGAGAACGACGAATTCGAAGAAGCAGCAAATCAGTTCTCAGAAGACGTCGTGTATCTCCATCCACCAGTAATCGAAGGCGTAACCGAAGCGATTGGTCGCGACGACCTCTTGGTGTTCTTTAGGGACACACGTGGACCACGAGACATATTCCACACAGTCGAACGGAAGGTTGTCGACGGTAACAAAGCCGGCGTGCTCGGTGTCTCTTCGGGAGACGACATCGATGG contains:
- a CDS encoding acyl-CoA dehydrogenase family protein, with the translated sequence MEFSLSEEQRLIRKEIRRLCADFGDEYWREKDAAKEYPEEFHQTFADQDWYGLTIPEEYGGHGYGIQEGIIVQQEIARSGAAHAGVGLTGTQIFNSAPLIEYGTTAQKEAYLPGISTGESRLSVAVTEPNAGLDTSRLETFARRDGDEYVVNGQKVWIGGAQRADLMLLLARTEPRDPEHRFRGLTLFLAEFDKDLDTVDVVEMDKAGRVALDSNEVWFEDFRIPVENRIGEEGKGFKYLLTFANSERILVAATAIGIGLAALDKASSYASERVVFDNPIGSYQGIQHPLADSWSKLSLAEAMTQKAAWLYDNGEECGPESNAVKMRASEASVEACERAVRTLGGMGYSEEYDVARYWRESIITVIAPVSNELIKNYIAQKVLGLPRSY
- a CDS encoding ABC transporter ATP-binding protein, translating into MGAPLLEVEDLTIQYKTSSGPVTAVSGVTFTVEEAEYFGLVGESGCGKSTIAKSLIGGLDENGSIVGGTIKYRGEEIQDFSDAQLSERIRWKEISLIPQSSMNNLDPLQRVSEQAVEIARTHSDMSKAEALERFGELFETVGLQPSRIHDYPHQFSGGMQQRAVIALALFMEPSLIIADEPTTALDVIMQDQIFKYLDAMKDEFETSMLLITHDISLVFESCQSMAVMHGGQLAETGTVVDLYDTPRHPYSILLQEAFPDIEDPNRELGTIDGTPPRIIGDVNVCTFVDRCPWAIEDCHTAAPPLEQVEGDSRHGVSCFRMDEVHEEYATEKRPDIGTTVEETKADGDA
- a CDS encoding aminopeptidase translates to MLAFELSAISRTIVEDMAEVEPDEEVLVVTDAEMMDVATPLAVAARAAGGQTVLSVMPRAEAHGNEPPATIAEAMKAADIVFAVTTKALTHSDARQASATVGTRTYILRGVTTEMMLEGGINTDYEELTRVTTAVSTVLREANTARVTSKAGTDVTMDLTGRGSYVLDGRFYDDGRAAAAIPTGEAPTSPAEGTTNGTIVIDASMDNIGQLETPITLTVTDGVVTDVSGGAEADELRHILENADENAGNIAEFAIGTNPDARFIGNLAEDKKVQGSVHFAVGDNRGIGGTVRSSIHLDGVLAHPTVEVDGVTIVRDGALDTELVFERASEVEER
- a CDS encoding nuclear transport factor 2 family protein, which encodes MSSSNRDPVEILRTYWRHLENDEFEEAANQFSEDVVYLHPPVIEGVTEAIGRDDLLVFFRDTRGPRDIFHTVERKVVDGNKAGVLGVSSGDDIDGVHAYVCYLEVEDDKIKYYSTCNRQVIV
- a CDS encoding MmgE/PrpD family protein; translation: MPETPAERLAHFVSELEPTAVPDTAMQTAARCFVDTLGVLLAGTKEGAGPLTIRSVRKRSGGGPSPLAGTDAYASPTDAAFANATAAHSLDFDDYTVAVPGHTSAVLVPALLALCSSEKALGRSVSGKEALCAYVAGFETMNFVGAAIRPSHYDAGWHATSTLGVFGAAAAGASALRLGTEQTQHALCAAASAAAGVRRNFGSGTKPIHAGTAARGGLSAALSAAAGVTAASDALSGEYGFFDLYAGTTTPDIDSLPELGSPFALVDDGVIFKKYACCGAAHTSVAAAEALVEDGLVASDVARATLSGPKRLEDILRYDVPSTPEEAKFSTRYPVARALAGESGGLSGYTRDALDDELVLDLCHKVRFEVDETRPYHDSGVTVHVELSSGESVTASQSARPGSPVDPISVSELRQKFIECTAETLGDRAPSAFDSVLTIEDAADVSDVVDPLLSTQTP
- a CDS encoding ABC transporter permease, coding for MSKSKFIVVRSLQVVVMMWLILSFLFFFFRLMPGSFEDIMMFQGVRPEQIEVFRQKWGLNDPLYVQYYRYIVNFATGDVGMSLRVRQPVWEVVKMRIFNSFILIAPGITLGYIIGSIVGTLIGTNRGSRFERFGVMATIFIGTLPVFFLGILMIIVFSGWLGWFPSSGMLSQLNAGQFDGQEWWRPYTSRDFMMHYILPFSVIAIRYTNLPSLIMRTSVVEVSGQDFIYYHRVTGLSKLAQLRHIAKHASLPVITVYPISMTRALGGLVLLEVVFNWPGIGFTLVQSVLMRDFPVVQFVFFIVAAFVLLGNFGIDIIYGIIDPRVSVD
- a CDS encoding oligopeptide/dipeptide ABC transporter ATP-binding protein → MTDEPILEVRDLRKYFAQNRSLGDMALGRKKDKIQAVDDVSFDLRRNEVKGIIGESGCGKTTLLMTLLGLHEKSGGEILFNGRDYSEFDKEDWKRFRRSVQVIFQDPFDSLDPKMTVKQTLEIPLEVHGIGDREERIRDTLDMVELRPADRYIDRYPNQLSGGEKQRVSIARALILEPDIILADEPVSMLDVSTQAVILKLLSKLTEEQDVSMIYISHDLSTVSYVCDEINVMYLGRIVETAPTMDLLRSPKHPYAEALINAIPVPNPHKKRERTDLEGSTPDPIGLGEGCRFRDRCPERMPICDTTPKYLEVESGRRVACHLHYDHESLPRDTNGDAVVSKSTQASPQT
- a CDS encoding ABC transporter permease is translated as MSSALRDNLPKLWKRIPNFGKNRVVRTVLSDRELMVYGGFLLLIVFLGIFGEAIAPYDYEATQYAADGTLLRAAPPSIAHPLGTTDTGQDVLSRIIIGARPTVVTGIVGGTLIITLGTLIGVSAGFFGGWVGNILMRLTDFVYGVPLIPFAIVLLAMLGFGLYTSILAIGFILWRGSARVLRSQVLQIKQRPFITAARATGMSSTMIIRRHILPNIAPMILLFFSLGIGYSIVTQAGLAFIGVSNPFLPSWGVMIRNAYTSGYADVAWWWSVPPGVLISLTVLSAFMFGRKYEEISGGSDPGEDVFVQGG
- a CDS encoding universal stress protein — its product is MTVLAATTGKNIPSEVVRQGYDLASAYGDELVVLHVAPESEFEKHQAELQTIDEFKDYSVIQEEDSIADFAEQVAKESLDEPFDGVSGMGRVGDPADRIIRAADSVDARYVVIGARRRSPTGKAFFGSTTQSVLLNSTRPVVTVLRD